A portion of the Paenibacillus sp. PvR098 genome contains these proteins:
- a CDS encoding fumarylacetoacetate hydrolase family protein → MKLVRFTLPDDTAIRKGIIENDFVREYTGDMFTSRIFTGNTFPLGDVRLNVPIMPRHIIGIGKNFVGNGVEKPAVPDMPILFFKPLTTVVGPGDQVLLPHGTEKIKFESELAVVIGKETKNITPEQADDVIFGYTVANDFGAIDYFHPEGHWTIGKSFDTFCPLGPVIETEFDYRSARIQAEVNGTVMQDGPMERIIMPIDRMIAYISSFMTLMPGDVILTGTPDGADMVGDGDVVDCKIEGIGILRNQVSTNQ, encoded by the coding sequence ATGAAGCTTGTCCGATTTACCCTTCCCGATGATACGGCGATTCGAAAAGGCATCATTGAAAACGATTTCGTACGCGAATATACGGGAGACATGTTCACAAGCAGGATCTTTACGGGGAATACTTTCCCTCTGGGTGATGTCCGATTGAATGTCCCGATCATGCCCAGGCATATCATCGGCATCGGCAAAAACTTTGTAGGTAATGGGGTAGAAAAGCCGGCAGTTCCGGATATGCCCATCCTGTTCTTCAAACCATTGACCACGGTAGTGGGTCCGGGAGATCAAGTGCTGCTGCCGCACGGAACAGAGAAGATCAAGTTCGAATCGGAGCTTGCGGTCGTCATCGGGAAAGAGACGAAGAACATCACTCCCGAGCAGGCGGATGACGTCATCTTCGGATATACGGTCGCCAACGATTTTGGGGCTATCGATTATTTTCATCCGGAGGGTCACTGGACGATCGGCAAATCCTTTGATACGTTCTGTCCACTTGGCCCAGTCATTGAAACGGAATTTGATTATCGCTCGGCCCGCATTCAGGCGGAAGTGAATGGTACGGTCATGCAGGATGGCCCGATGGAACGCATTATTATGCCAATTGACCGGATGATAGCCTACATCAGCAGCTTTATGACGCTTATGCCAGGGGATGTCATCCTGACAGGAACGCCCGATGGAGCGGATATGGTCGGTGACGGGGACGTTGTTGATTGTAAGATTGAAGGGATTGGAATCCTTAGGAATCAAGTGAGCACGAATCAATAA
- a CDS encoding IclR family transcriptional regulator, giving the protein MEQKYAVPALDRAHAVLKLLTEEPYKWKLSDLSKHLGISKSTLYSLLLTMERLQWIHRDRNETFALGSTVGDFGSAYFRQFDLIEEFRRTAEPVMRKLQESVQLARLDGSDVLYLAKMEAQSPVQMVSGPGVRFPVHATGLGKSLMADMDPDEVRRILPQETLHKVTVHTIGSREAFLQELEAVRRNGYSMDIQEGVMGFCCVAAPVRRRRGEIVAAVSCSMPIHHWDGKREEALREIWALAERLSTSM; this is encoded by the coding sequence ATGGAGCAAAAATACGCCGTTCCTGCTTTGGATCGGGCGCATGCGGTACTGAAGCTGCTTACCGAGGAGCCTTACAAATGGAAGCTTTCTGATCTGTCCAAGCATTTGGGCATCAGCAAGAGCACGCTGTATTCCCTCCTTTTGACCATGGAACGTCTGCAGTGGATCCATCGGGATCGGAATGAGACTTTTGCTCTGGGGAGTACCGTGGGCGATTTTGGGAGCGCTTATTTTAGGCAGTTCGACCTTATTGAAGAATTTCGGCGTACCGCTGAGCCGGTGATGCGAAAGCTTCAGGAATCCGTGCAGCTGGCCCGTTTGGATGGAAGCGATGTGCTGTATCTCGCCAAAATGGAGGCGCAATCACCGGTACAGATGGTATCTGGGCCGGGCGTCCGGTTTCCGGTACATGCCACCGGTCTGGGGAAGTCATTGATGGCGGACATGGACCCTGACGAGGTCCGCCGGATACTTCCGCAGGAAACGCTGCATAAAGTGACGGTCCATACCATTGGTTCCCGTGAGGCATTCTTGCAGGAACTGGAAGCGGTTCGCCGCAATGGTTATTCGATGGACATTCAAGAAGGTGTGATGGGATTTTGCTGTGTTGCTGCACCGGTTCGTCGTAGGCGCGGCGAGATTGTAGCAGCGGTGAGCTGCTCCATGCCCATCCATCATTGGGATGGAAAAAGGGAGGAAGCGCTGCGTGAAATTTGGGCATTGGCGGAGCGGTTGTCAACGAGTATGTAA
- a CDS encoding lactate racemase domain-containing protein, with protein MALPKLVKIKQTFTGPVIEDIEAEVKRQLDIIQLSNRIQPGMKVAITAGSRGIANIALIIRTMARALKSLGAQPRIIPTMGSHGGATAGGQVEILHSLGITEDYCEAPILSSMDVTRIGETADGMPVHADQHILASDGVILVGRIKVHTDFKSSQWIESGLMKMAAIGIGKHKQALLLHTQGIHGIRDIMPEVGQVVLEQVNVLFGMGIVENAFDQTAIIEAIPTNLIAARESELLKVSKSLMPKLPVEDIDVLVVDEIGKNYSGTGMDTNIIGRIRILGEKEPENPRIKYIIASDLSEASHGNALGIGLADLTTRRLFDKIDLRAMNENVITSSFLHRAMIPIVLDNDKEALAAALRSTWGVDPLQARIVRVPNTLHLKYAYVSEALLPEIRELPHIKLIGEPEEMVFDREGYFLKEHFSH; from the coding sequence ATGGCATTACCAAAGCTTGTGAAGATTAAACAAACGTTCACGGGTCCAGTGATTGAAGACATTGAGGCGGAAGTAAAAAGACAACTGGATATCATTCAATTGTCTAATCGCATTCAACCGGGCATGAAAGTGGCGATTACTGCCGGAAGCCGGGGAATCGCTAACATTGCTCTGATCATTCGGACGATGGCTAGAGCCTTAAAAAGCCTGGGGGCGCAGCCGCGCATTATTCCAACGATGGGAAGTCATGGCGGAGCCACCGCAGGGGGGCAGGTTGAGATCCTTCACAGCTTGGGGATTACGGAGGATTACTGTGAGGCTCCTATTCTATCCTCTATGGACGTTACCCGAATTGGTGAGACAGCCGATGGCATGCCGGTTCATGCAGATCAACATATTTTGGCCAGTGATGGAGTCATTCTGGTGGGGCGAATCAAAGTCCACACGGATTTCAAATCATCCCAATGGATTGAAAGCGGACTCATGAAAATGGCTGCCATCGGGATAGGCAAACATAAGCAGGCGCTGCTGCTGCATACACAAGGGATTCATGGCATTCGCGACATCATGCCTGAGGTCGGTCAGGTGGTTTTGGAACAAGTCAATGTACTATTCGGCATGGGCATCGTTGAGAACGCCTTCGACCAGACGGCCATCATCGAAGCTATTCCAACCAATCTGATCGCAGCTCGGGAAAGCGAGTTGTTGAAGGTCTCCAAAAGTCTGATGCCCAAGCTGCCGGTTGAGGATATCGACGTGCTGGTCGTAGATGAAATAGGAAAAAATTACAGCGGCACGGGAATGGATACGAACATCATCGGCCGTATACGGATTTTGGGTGAGAAGGAACCCGAAAACCCGCGAATTAAATACATTATAGCCAGCGATCTCAGCGAGGCGTCTCACGGGAATGCGCTTGGGATAGGTCTTGCCGACCTTACCACGCGCCGTCTTTTCGATAAAATCGATCTGAGGGCCATGAACGAAAATGTGATCACAAGCTCCTTTTTGCACCGGGCTATGATTCCGATTGTGCTCGATAACGACAAGGAGGCACTGGCTGCAGCCTTAAGGTCGACTTGGGGAGTCGATCCTCTTCAAGCGAGGATTGTTCGAGTGCCTAATACACTTCACCTGAAGTATGCGTATGTGTCGGAGGCCCTGCTTCCGGAAATCAGAGAGCTGCCGCATATTAAGCTCATCGGCGAGCCTGAAGAGATGGTTTTTGATAGGGAAGGGTATTTTCTCAAAGAGCATTTTAGCCATTAA
- the hisD gene encoding histidinol dehydrogenase — MAKYLKTGKSKEEQLKAQAQVVETVRKIIDEVANNGDAAVRELSEKFDQWSPASLRLSESEIEEIMKKVSEQTIHDITFAQTQIRRFAQEQLASIKDIEVETIPGVILGHKNIPVNSAGCYIPGGRYPLVASAHMSILTAKVAGVKRVIACTPPINGQIPEDTVAAMALAGADEIYIVGGVQAMAAMALGTETIAPVDMLVGPGNAYVAEAKRQLFGHVGIDLLAGPTEILVIADETADAEMVACDILGQAEHGPTSPGAVITTSETLAKETLKEIERQLAVLPTADVARVAWEDNGIIILVENEAEALHEADKLAYEHVEVLTKNPKYFLEHMTNYGALFLGPETNVAYGDKVIGTNHTLPTKGAARYTGGLWVGKFMKTCTYQKCTPEASVFIGEYAARLCHLENFMGHKEQALLRVRRYQTPSRAETGVM, encoded by the coding sequence ATGGCGAAATATTTGAAAACCGGTAAAAGCAAAGAAGAGCAGCTCAAGGCTCAAGCCCAAGTAGTTGAGACAGTGCGAAAAATCATTGATGAAGTAGCGAACAACGGTGACGCGGCGGTTCGAGAGCTATCTGAAAAATTCGATCAATGGTCTCCTGCCAGCTTACGCTTATCCGAGTCGGAAATCGAGGAAATCATGAAAAAGGTTTCAGAACAAACCATTCATGATATTACATTCGCACAGACTCAAATCCGTCGGTTTGCCCAGGAACAGCTAGCTTCCATTAAAGATATTGAAGTGGAGACGATCCCCGGGGTGATCCTAGGCCATAAGAATATTCCTGTCAACAGCGCGGGCTGTTATATCCCTGGCGGTCGTTATCCTTTGGTTGCATCGGCACATATGAGTATTTTGACAGCCAAGGTAGCTGGAGTCAAACGTGTTATTGCCTGCACCCCTCCAATCAACGGCCAAATTCCTGAGGACACGGTGGCTGCTATGGCATTGGCTGGTGCAGATGAGATTTATATTGTGGGAGGGGTTCAGGCCATGGCGGCGATGGCGCTGGGGACGGAAACCATAGCACCTGTCGATATGCTCGTAGGGCCTGGGAACGCTTATGTGGCTGAAGCCAAAAGACAGCTTTTTGGACATGTCGGAATTGACCTGCTTGCCGGACCAACGGAGATCTTAGTCATAGCGGATGAGACAGCCGATGCGGAAATGGTGGCCTGCGACATCCTTGGTCAAGCGGAACACGGTCCTACTTCACCAGGAGCTGTCATCACCACATCGGAAACACTGGCCAAGGAAACTCTTAAGGAAATCGAACGGCAATTAGCCGTCCTTCCAACGGCAGATGTAGCGCGAGTAGCCTGGGAGGATAATGGAATCATTATTTTGGTGGAAAATGAAGCAGAAGCACTTCATGAAGCGGATAAATTGGCTTATGAGCATGTGGAGGTTCTCACTAAGAACCCAAAATATTTTCTTGAACATATGACGAATTACGGCGCACTGTTTCTTGGACCGGAGACAAATGTGGCCTATGGTGATAAAGTCATAGGTACCAATCATACACTTCCCACCAAAGGGGCAGCACGCTACACCGGAGGACTTTGGGTAGGCAAATTTATGAAAACCTGCACTTATCAAAAGTGTACGCCGGAAGCTAGTGTATTCATTGGAGAATATGCCGCCCGGCTGTGTCATCTGGAGAATTTTATGGGACATAAAGAACAGGCTCTTTTACGGGTGCGTCGGTATCAAACGCCTAGTAGGGCAGAAACCGGCGTAATGTAA
- a CDS encoding LacI family DNA-binding transcriptional regulator, protein MVSSKDVAKAAGVSQSTVSRVLNNPESVKPETRDAVLRAMTELNYQPNLIARSLVTNSTRTIALITGTLYNGFYVETTTSIVNFATNRGYKTMVYFEEAMTLGDVMNSIRGNTVDGILMSSIKLEDPIFEEMEKSGIPYMLFNRRPRSGGNYVVLDNELAGEIITRHILDLGHNKVAYISGDINVSTHYERKIGFEKVMNEAGIRIEPGMVHIIDTKPTEVEKVTLKLMHMNNRPTAIICGSTAIAFSCMDAILSMGLRIPEDISLAGMDHISMATHHAIQLTTVGNLRFGMGEIAAENLIEMIEQKGMPKQSIQIVLQPELNIRKTTGRPSKQ, encoded by the coding sequence ATGGTATCCTCAAAAGACGTTGCAAAGGCAGCTGGTGTTTCCCAATCCACGGTTTCCCGGGTACTCAATAATCCTGAAAGCGTTAAACCTGAAACACGTGATGCCGTTTTGCGTGCGATGACGGAGTTGAACTATCAGCCGAATCTGATCGCACGCAGTCTTGTCACCAACAGCACAAGAACAATCGCACTGATCACGGGAACCCTTTATAACGGTTTCTATGTAGAAACGACCACCTCGATTGTTAATTTTGCTACCAACCGCGGGTATAAGACGATGGTTTATTTTGAAGAGGCGATGACCCTAGGCGATGTTATGAATTCGATCAGAGGAAATACGGTAGATGGCATTCTGATGTCATCTATTAAGTTGGAAGACCCCATATTTGAGGAGATGGAGAAGTCCGGAATTCCCTATATGCTGTTTAACAGACGGCCGCGTAGCGGGGGAAATTATGTAGTTCTGGACAATGAATTGGCCGGAGAAATCATTACCCGTCATATTCTCGATTTGGGTCACAATAAAGTTGCCTATATTTCCGGGGATATCAATGTTTCGACACACTACGAGCGTAAAATTGGGTTTGAAAAGGTCATGAATGAGGCGGGAATCCGGATTGAGCCGGGGATGGTCCATATTATTGACACGAAACCGACCGAGGTTGAAAAGGTAACTCTGAAGCTGATGCACATGAATAACCGGCCTACAGCTATCATCTGCGGGTCGACTGCGATCGCGTTTTCCTGTATGGACGCCATACTCTCCATGGGGCTGCGGATACCGGAGGACATTAGTCTGGCAGGCATGGATCATATCAGTATGGCTACTCATCATGCCATTCAATTAACCACGGTTGGAAACCTTAGATTTGGTATGGGTGAAATTGCGGCTGAAAACTTGATTGAGATGATCGAACAAAAAGGTATGCCGAAGCAGTCGATCCAGATTGTGCTTCAGCCAGAACTGAATATACGTAAGACAACCGGCCGGCCAAGTAAGCAATAA
- a CDS encoding FAD-dependent oxidoreductase: MAIRSVLEMELFGKYDVVVVGAGVTGIVASIRAARQGVKTLLVEGSGVLGGLVTGGRLTKPTGLIEGGIFKELITRAAGYKGADDQVRSSYWGKYTGVFDAEVMQRVIIETIEEAGVEVLLHAAVTDVVREGNKVKGIHIRTKSGNQLILADVVIDSSGDGDVAELAGAEFMLGRPQDGLTQPITSYFRVLNVDIPAVAQDFKENMDDMWELVVPEKEGATNEDYALIFFATGLTKRIEKAIEDGFNWIVPKDHMTLKGALIPGELSINVTRVHGNGLNARDLTRAEIEIRKQAYSVFDFLKKYVRGFDNAIFLEVAPKLGIRETRRIVGDYILTEHDVRNEARFEDAIGLCNSPVDVHEPGGVRAIMDNVGNGYGIPFRCLVPKGIEGLLVAGRCISVDEIAFGSTRNVPACTMTGEAAAIAAAYAAKNGVLPREVPVEDIQREVSRNHIPLGTPEQISNHS, encoded by the coding sequence ATAGCGATAAGGAGTGTTTTAGAGATGGAATTATTCGGAAAATATGATGTGGTTGTTGTCGGTGCCGGAGTTACAGGGATTGTCGCTTCCATTCGGGCAGCGCGTCAAGGCGTGAAAACATTGCTTGTAGAAGGAAGCGGAGTTTTAGGAGGTCTTGTAACGGGAGGTCGACTGACGAAACCAACGGGTTTAATTGAAGGAGGGATATTTAAAGAACTCATTACCCGTGCTGCGGGATATAAAGGGGCGGACGATCAAGTCCGAAGCTCCTATTGGGGGAAATATACGGGCGTATTCGATGCTGAAGTCATGCAGCGCGTGATCATAGAAACGATCGAGGAGGCGGGCGTTGAAGTTCTCCTTCATGCAGCGGTTACGGATGTCGTTCGTGAAGGGAACAAGGTGAAGGGGATTCATATTCGCACCAAATCCGGAAACCAGCTGATTCTGGCGGATGTGGTGATTGACTCATCCGGGGACGGAGATGTGGCGGAGCTGGCGGGGGCTGAATTCATGCTCGGACGACCGCAAGACGGACTTACCCAACCGATTACTTCTTATTTTAGAGTACTAAATGTAGATATCCCTGCCGTAGCCCAGGACTTTAAAGAAAATATGGATGATATGTGGGAGTTGGTCGTTCCGGAAAAAGAGGGGGCAACCAACGAAGACTACGCTTTGATCTTTTTTGCCACCGGCTTGACGAAACGAATCGAAAAAGCCATAGAAGACGGATTCAACTGGATCGTCCCCAAAGACCATATGACACTTAAAGGCGCACTTATTCCAGGTGAATTGAGTATCAACGTGACCCGGGTGCATGGCAACGGATTAAACGCGCGTGACTTGACTCGAGCTGAGATTGAAATCCGTAAACAAGCGTACAGTGTGTTTGATTTCTTAAAGAAATACGTACGGGGCTTCGACAACGCTATTTTCCTTGAAGTGGCTCCAAAATTGGGCATAAGAGAAACGCGTAGAATCGTTGGTGACTACATTCTGACGGAACATGATGTAAGAAATGAAGCGCGATTTGAAGATGCGATTGGTTTATGCAACAGCCCGGTTGACGTTCACGAGCCCGGCGGTGTAAGAGCGATTATGGATAACGTCGGAAATGGATATGGCATTCCATTCCGCTGCCTCGTTCCTAAAGGCATTGAGGGACTGCTGGTTGCCGGCCGATGCATTTCGGTAGATGAGATCGCCTTTGGTTCGACCCGGAATGTTCCTGCATGCACAATGACAGGTGAGGCTGCGGCTATAGCGGCAGCTTATGCCGCCAAAAATGGCGTCTTGCCCCGCGAAGTTCCTGTTGAAGACATTCAACGCGAAGTATCCCGGAACCATATTCCTTTGGGAACACCGGAGCAAATCTCAAACCACAGCTAA
- a CDS encoding tripartite tricarboxylate transporter permease, giving the protein METFLQLVQGFETAATWSNLLYCLLGVTVGMLVGVMPGLGPTAGTAILLPITFGMDPVPAIILLSGIFYGSMYGGTVTSVLINTPGEAASVITCIDGHQMAKQGRAGTALGIAAIGSFIGGTIAIIGLSFIGPPLAQYALSFGPPEFFALMMMGLMMLVGLMGKSIVRGLVAAVFGLILSLIGMDPVSGTIRFSFGHLELMNGFDFVVVAMGLFGISEILMSAENAATADKIPKIKGLLPDKGEWKPAIKSISRGTGIGLFLGLIPGANAVIASLLSYSAEKKFAKDPSRFGKGAIEGVAGPETANNAYSGAALIPLFTLGLPSSPTVAVLLGAFIMHGLTPGPTLFQSNGDFVWAVIASMFIGNLILLIMNLPLAGLWGKIALVPYKLLFPFILIVSMIGAYSVNNDLWNVGVMLTFGIIGYFMKKMDYPLAPAVLTFVLGKEIESSLLRSLKISENGFLIFFERPISAVLILITLVILAFSIITEIRKKRSMLASDVEI; this is encoded by the coding sequence ATGGAGACATTTCTTCAACTGGTACAGGGTTTCGAGACGGCTGCCACTTGGTCGAACCTGCTTTATTGCTTATTGGGAGTTACCGTAGGGATGCTGGTCGGCGTGATGCCGGGATTAGGTCCGACGGCGGGGACGGCGATTTTACTGCCGATTACGTTTGGAATGGATCCGGTACCTGCCATCATTTTGTTGTCGGGAATATTTTACGGTTCCATGTATGGCGGAACGGTAACGTCGGTCTTAATTAACACTCCCGGCGAAGCCGCCTCGGTTATCACTTGTATTGATGGTCATCAAATGGCGAAGCAGGGCAGGGCCGGAACAGCCCTGGGGATTGCGGCGATCGGTTCATTTATCGGAGGAACCATTGCCATTATCGGACTTAGCTTTATAGGACCTCCACTTGCTCAATATGCGTTAAGTTTTGGACCGCCCGAGTTCTTCGCTCTTATGATGATGGGACTCATGATGTTGGTAGGTTTGATGGGAAAATCAATCGTGCGCGGGTTGGTTGCCGCCGTTTTTGGATTGATCTTATCTTTGATTGGCATGGACCCAGTTTCCGGTACGATCCGGTTTTCCTTTGGTCACCTGGAATTGATGAATGGATTTGATTTTGTCGTCGTGGCGATGGGATTGTTCGGTATTTCTGAAATATTAATGAGTGCTGAGAATGCTGCCACTGCGGATAAAATACCGAAAATTAAGGGATTGCTTCCGGATAAAGGCGAGTGGAAGCCTGCGATAAAGTCCATTTCAAGGGGAACCGGCATAGGGCTTTTCTTGGGACTGATCCCGGGAGCGAATGCCGTTATTGCATCACTTCTCTCGTATTCGGCTGAAAAGAAATTCGCCAAGGACCCTTCCCGATTTGGGAAAGGGGCTATTGAAGGGGTTGCAGGACCGGAAACGGCAAACAATGCATATAGCGGTGCGGCGTTGATTCCGTTGTTTACCTTAGGCTTGCCGAGCTCTCCTACTGTGGCTGTGCTTTTAGGCGCGTTTATTATGCACGGTCTAACACCGGGACCGACCCTTTTTCAAAGCAACGGCGACTTTGTATGGGCCGTCATTGCGAGTATGTTTATCGGAAATTTGATACTCCTGATTATGAATCTTCCTTTAGCAGGGCTATGGGGCAAAATCGCGTTAGTCCCGTATAAGCTTTTATTTCCTTTCATTCTCATCGTTTCTATGATCGGGGCTTATAGTGTCAATAACGATTTATGGAACGTTGGCGTCATGCTCACCTTCGGGATTATCGGGTACTTCATGAAAAAGATGGATTACCCGCTGGCTCCTGCTGTTTTGACCTTTGTTTTGGGCAAAGAAATTGAATCATCGTTGTTAAGATCCTTGAAAATCTCTGAGAATGGTTTTTTAATCTTTTTCGAAAGACCGATTTCCGCTGTTCTTATTTTGATCACCTTAGTCATTCTAGCCTTTAGTATCATTACTGAAATCAGGAAAAAGAGATCCATGCTTGCAAGCGATGTTGAGATCTAA
- a CDS encoding tripartite tricarboxylate transporter TctB family protein encodes MKKQYAGVWGGAFFAIFGIVIFVQSFSYTYSSMMGPGPGMFPLWLSGILIVLSIWSMVKSITKEKTTLAEILPKGKDLRKLITILATLAGFILVVSFLGFVIAGTLFLFALLAREYRWYISLSISIGASVLLFVVFNIILGVPLPINSLGF; translated from the coding sequence ATGAAAAAACAATATGCAGGCGTATGGGGCGGAGCATTTTTCGCAATATTTGGAATAGTCATTTTTGTTCAGTCTTTTTCCTATACCTATTCCAGCATGATGGGTCCGGGTCCCGGGATGTTTCCTTTATGGTTAAGTGGAATATTAATTGTTCTGTCCATATGGAGCATGGTTAAATCGATAACCAAAGAAAAAACAACGCTTGCGGAAATTTTACCCAAGGGTAAAGACCTGAGGAAACTGATCACCATTCTTGCTACGTTGGCTGGTTTTATACTGGTTGTATCCTTTTTAGGTTTTGTTATTGCGGGGACCCTTTTCCTCTTTGCTCTTCTTGCTCGGGAATACAGATGGTATATCAGTTTAAGTATTTCTATAGGAGCATCCGTACTGTTATTTGTAGTGTTCAATATCATTTTGGGTGTTCCGCTGCCTATCAACAGCTTAGGCTTTTAA
- a CDS encoding tripartite tricarboxylate transporter substrate binding protein produces MTTGKKILSVAVSLTLLSSVSLACSQSNSTPAASSGNAQEAQKVNYPTKPIEMTIGFAAGGQADIGTRLVVNAANKHLPNAQTIVVSNKTGASGSIQLAEVFQAKPDGYKIGSVTTGNLIIQPNFGNTPYKSGDFEPISLLNSAPNMLVVQNDAPWKTFDEWLTYVKANPDKFTYGTAGSGDTKHVAMETLNVTFGVKTKQVGFDGSAQSITALLGGHVMGTIISPQEAKPHTDAGKLRVLANLGSTKTEFYPEAPFLKESGSGFPGFDTWTGILAPKNTPKEIITILDDAFKKAMQDQSVIDEFKKMGTVPTYAGPDDFKKVIEEASKTSAEIMKKAGLVK; encoded by the coding sequence ATGACAACAGGTAAAAAAATCTTAAGTGTCGCCGTCTCCTTAACTCTGCTTAGCTCGGTATCCTTAGCTTGTTCACAATCCAATTCAACACCGGCTGCTTCTTCTGGCAATGCCCAGGAAGCACAAAAAGTGAATTACCCGACAAAACCGATTGAAATGACGATAGGGTTCGCTGCAGGCGGTCAAGCGGATATTGGCACTCGGTTAGTTGTAAACGCTGCCAATAAACATCTTCCCAACGCTCAAACGATCGTTGTATCCAACAAGACGGGGGCCAGCGGATCGATCCAATTGGCAGAGGTATTTCAAGCCAAACCGGATGGATACAAGATCGGCTCGGTCACAACAGGTAACCTCATTATTCAACCCAATTTTGGTAATACACCTTATAAGTCTGGTGACTTTGAGCCGATCTCACTTTTGAATTCAGCTCCAAATATGTTAGTGGTACAAAACGATGCCCCATGGAAAACATTTGACGAGTGGCTGACCTATGTGAAGGCGAACCCGGATAAATTCACCTACGGCACAGCAGGCTCGGGAGATACGAAGCACGTAGCTATGGAAACGCTGAATGTTACTTTTGGAGTGAAGACGAAGCAAGTCGGATTCGACGGTTCTGCGCAGTCCATTACGGCACTCCTCGGAGGACATGTCATGGGAACCATCATCTCACCGCAGGAAGCAAAACCACATACCGATGCAGGCAAACTGCGAGTTTTAGCTAACCTGGGTTCTACTAAGACCGAATTTTATCCGGAAGCTCCTTTCTTAAAAGAATCCGGAAGCGGTTTTCCTGGATTTGATACATGGACGGGAATATTGGCTCCGAAAAATACACCAAAAGAAATTATAACGATCTTAGATGATGCTTTCAAAAAGGCCATGCAGGATCAGAGCGTCATCGATGAATTTAAAAAAATGGGTACGGTACCGACTTACGCTGGACCTGATGACTTTAAAAAGGTGATAGAAGAAGCTTCAAAAACAAGTGCTGAGATCATGAAGAAGGCAGGACTCGTAAAGTAA
- a CDS encoding DinB family protein: MEHIVFNQIELHRSRTLAIVAELSENQADVVPNGFNNNLRWHLGHILTTQERFAFLFIGAPLSLPQELMNLFLNGTKPADWQTAPPDLPSLLKLLEEQPSRIRERLQGRLAEQITIPFKDFNRLDEVLLFGTCHEAMHAGNMMALKKAVAAQM, encoded by the coding sequence ATGGAGCACATCGTTTTCAACCAGATCGAACTACATCGAAGCCGGACATTGGCAATTGTCGCCGAATTGTCTGAGAATCAAGCGGATGTTGTGCCAAATGGGTTCAACAATAACTTACGCTGGCATTTGGGACATATTTTGACCACTCAAGAAAGGTTTGCTTTTCTTTTCATTGGAGCGCCGCTAAGTTTGCCGCAGGAACTGATGAATTTGTTCCTTAACGGTACGAAGCCTGCAGACTGGCAAACCGCTCCTCCGGATTTACCGTCCTTACTCAAACTTTTGGAGGAACAACCCAGTCGAATCCGGGAACGTCTGCAAGGAAGGCTGGCGGAACAGATTACGATTCCGTTTAAAGATTTCAATCGACTTGATGAAGTGCTGCTGTTCGGCACCTGTCATGAGGCAATGCATGCAGGCAACATGATGGCTCTGAAAAAAGCGGTTGCCGCTCAAATGTAA